One Periophthalmus magnuspinnatus isolate fPerMag1 chromosome 8, fPerMag1.2.pri, whole genome shotgun sequence genomic window carries:
- the gosr2 gene encoding Golgi SNAP receptor complex member 2 translates to METLYHQTNKQIQEVQSLMGNLERTDRESVHLLENELFGRIEQIFNQLERLEILASKEPPNRRQNAKLRVDQLKYDTQHIRTALQNFQHRRYTREAQEREREELMSRTFTTNDADTSIPIDETLQLNSSLHNAHRGMDDLLGSGSGILNGLRDQRGTLKGTHKKMLDVANMLGLSNTVMRLIERRATQDKFIMIGGMLATCVFMFLVIRYLG, encoded by the exons ATGGAGACGCTTTATCACCAAACTAATAA ACAAATTCAGGAGGTCCAGTCACTGATGGGCAACCTGGAGAGAACAGACCGAGAGTCAGTGCACT TATTAGAAAATGAGCTGTTTGGAAGAATCGAGCAGATCTTCAATCAGTTAGAACGTCTTGAGATCCTCGCCAGCAAAGAGCCACCAAACCGCCGGCAGAATGCTAAATT ACGAGTGGACCAGCTTAAATATGACACTCAGCATATTCGTACTGCTTTGCAAAATTTCCAACACAGACGATACACCAGAGAAGCCCAAGAGCGAGAGCGAGAGGAGCTGATGAGCCGAACCTTCACAACCAAT GATGCCGATACTTCCATACCCATAGATGAGACTCTACAGTTAAACTCAAGCTTGCACAACGCACACCGAGGCATGGATGATCTGTTGGGCAGTGGCAGCGGCATCCTTAATGGACTAAGAGATCAGAGGGGCACACTCAAG gGAACTCATAAGAAGATGTTGGATGTGGCAAACATGTTGGGCCTTTCAAATACAGTGATGAGGCTTATAGAGCGGAGGGCTACTCAAGATAAGTTCATCATGATTGGAGGGATGCTGGCGACCTGTGTCTTTATGTTCTTAGTGATCAGATACCTCGGCTGA